The following coding sequences lie in one Halorarum halophilum genomic window:
- a CDS encoding SWIM zinc finger family protein — protein MATTSRIGEKRTAVDHLSFDARTAKRVAWESWEFTVVGPYQVRVTNASYGFKKDKHAYVVGVEDREGIVVPAECECPADVHRDPDCKHKVALASVGGPTVLNAAVIFENPAPATDDRPAVKTGTDLLAVDGGVLADAKLDDNEECKECAELSDLPCFDCYCDQREAR, from the coding sequence ATGGCAACTACAAGCCGAATCGGAGAAAAGCGTACCGCTGTTGACCACCTATCGTTTGACGCCCGCACAGCGAAGCGTGTCGCTTGGGAGTCGTGGGAGTTCACCGTGGTCGGTCCGTACCAAGTCCGAGTAACGAACGCGAGCTACGGTTTCAAGAAGGACAAGCACGCTTACGTCGTCGGCGTTGAGGACCGTGAGGGTATCGTAGTGCCCGCCGAGTGTGAGTGCCCGGCAGACGTACACCGGGACCCCGACTGCAAACACAAAGTAGCACTTGCTTCCGTAGGTGGCCCAACTGTTCTCAACGCGGCGGTCATTTTCGAGAACCCCGCCCCCGCCACCGACGACAGACCGGCGGTTAAGACCGGGACGGACCTACTGGCGGTGGACGGCGGCGTTCTCGCGGATGCCAAGCTCGACGACAACGAGGAGTGTAAGGAGTGCGCGGAACTTTCAGACCTTCCCTGCTTCGACTGCTACTGTGACCAGCGGGAGGCTCGTTAA
- a CDS encoding helix-turn-helix transcriptional regulator, producing MGRKRDEGGRYTEQITLNSVLDVFKNAVVPVLTATEVAEALDCSRPSAYNKLEELTERGDLHKKTVGAAAVVYIYLPNGV from the coding sequence ATGGGTAGAAAGCGGGATGAGGGCGGGCGCTACACTGAGCAAATAACACTGAATAGCGTCCTTGACGTCTTCAAGAACGCCGTTGTGCCAGTCCTCACCGCCACCGAGGTAGCCGAGGCATTGGACTGCTCGCGTCCGTCGGCGTATAACAAACTGGAGGAATTGACCGAACGGGGAGACCTTCACAAGAAAACTGTCGGAGCGGCGGCTGTGGTCTACATCTACCTACCAAATGGAGTGTGA
- a CDS encoding SHOCT domain-containing protein has translation MGFWEKAKEEFEKGKKTVEEAAYTQEYSVEQAEKVANEMRNEVNPETLRMKKMGKAPLDWLDEGEKLVYFLNGFDLDIDDNDEGYSSQLLVTDKKVIMLASSITGKRSQYTVLFEDIIGLSVQRRVLSHIRIQTAGHSYKISAGGSAPGLADEVVDYIRQRKEEIGSEGDESSEESALDKLERLADLRDRGVVTEKEFERKKDKLMEEI, from the coding sequence ATGGGTTTTTGGGAAAAGGCGAAAGAGGAGTTTGAGAAAGGAAAGAAGACAGTAGAAGAAGCAGCATATACTCAAGAATATTCTGTTGAGCAAGCAGAGAAAGTGGCAAACGAAATGCGAAATGAGGTCAATCCAGAGACGCTTCGGATGAAGAAGATGGGGAAGGCTCCCTTGGATTGGCTTGACGAAGGAGAAAAACTCGTCTATTTCCTCAACGGATTCGATTTAGATATCGATGATAACGATGAGGGGTACAGTAGTCAACTTCTTGTAACGGATAAAAAGGTGATAATGCTGGCCAGTTCCATTACAGGAAAGAGAAGCCAGTACACAGTATTGTTTGAAGATATTATTGGGCTTTCTGTCCAACGACGAGTCCTATCGCATATCCGTATCCAAACGGCTGGGCACTCCTACAAGATTAGCGCGGGAGGGAGCGCACCTGGCCTTGCAGACGAGGTTGTTGATTATATCCGTCAGAGAAAGGAGGAAATTGGGTCAGAGGGAGATGAATCCTCTGAAGAGAGTGCATTGGACAAATTGGAACGTCTTGCCGACCTTCGTGATAGAGGAGTTGTGACTGAGAAAGAGTTTGAGAGGAAGAAGGACAAGCTAATGGAGGAAATCTAA
- a CDS encoding DUF6338 family protein — translation MPTLSPEYILLALLLITPGFIATLIAISLGVVEKEVTDTELLGFSLVSSLIIDTVFIAIYQMAGGTVSTLSSTRTIFFTPQFRADLVLGLLTASVALGVVYAVGLTYDVPKQIRRRLWSRNAYSRHHRQPWEGGLENAHEVCVITSDRELVNGILSEYSRVGKERQLVLENPSWLNRSSGEMDNHGEHSVVLLEDDIQRLSIITTKNDKSDTN, via the coding sequence GTGCCGACGCTCTCGCCCGAATACATACTCCTCGCACTTCTACTAATCACACCGGGATTTATTGCTACGCTAATTGCAATTAGTTTAGGAGTTGTTGAGAAAGAGGTTACGGATACTGAACTCTTAGGTTTCAGTCTTGTTTCTAGCTTGATAATAGACACAGTATTCATTGCTATTTATCAGATGGCCGGAGGTACGGTCTCCACTCTCTCATCTACACGAACTATCTTCTTCACACCACAGTTCCGAGCTGATTTGGTTCTCGGCTTGTTAACGGCTTCCGTTGCCCTCGGAGTCGTCTACGCGGTTGGACTGACATATGATGTCCCAAAACAAATCAGGCGAAGGTTGTGGTCCCGTAACGCGTATTCACGTCACCATCGGCAACCGTGGGAGGGAGGACTCGAAAACGCTCATGAGGTGTGTGTAATTACGTCGGACCGAGAACTAGTCAACGGAATATTGAGCGAATACAGCCGGGTGGGAAAAGAGCGCCAACTGGTTCTTGAAAATCCTTCGTGGCTTAACCGCTCTAGTGGCGAGATGGACAATCATGGCGAACACAGCGTTGTGCTACTGGAAGACGATATTCAGCGTCTCTCCATTATCACAACGAAAAACGACAAATCTGATACAAACTAA
- a CDS encoding tyrosine-type recombinase/integrase, which translates to MDGSETEPNRSIRIVPTPNEELLTEKEQLDYYEYRKSFLTWLLKFGKNPEMAKGYSPYTVYATGYRSAAFDRWVWDHNGGYKAPPTEEDATVFMDEVALSDDSDCMKGKKLEMLRRYSKWLSEQHGQDQWAFPWKFKSGGGNNQPRDFLSVDERRAIRQAALGLDGNPAYGVEDKDALAVTDGSWKFTSIVWTSLDAALRPVEVGRAKVGWVDPDNGVLRIPIEESSKNDGNWTVSVTDRTATALKRWLEERASHPRYEDTDALWLTRHGNRYGANELRRLLHGLCDRAGIDYEHRQMSWYTIRHSVGTYMTKERDLAATKAQLRHKCPKTTMKYDQVPVEDRRDALDRMG; encoded by the coding sequence ATGGATGGAAGTGAAACAGAACCGAACAGGTCTATCAGAATCGTCCCCACGCCCAACGAAGAGCTACTGACCGAGAAGGAACAACTCGACTACTACGAGTACCGCAAGTCGTTCCTGACGTGGTTACTGAAATTTGGCAAGAACCCGGAGATGGCGAAAGGCTACTCTCCGTATACCGTCTACGCGACCGGCTACCGCTCCGCCGCGTTTGACCGATGGGTGTGGGACCACAATGGCGGATACAAAGCTCCCCCGACGGAGGAGGACGCGACGGTCTTCATGGACGAAGTGGCACTTAGTGACGACTCGGACTGTATGAAGGGCAAGAAGTTAGAAATGCTCCGTCGCTACTCGAAGTGGCTGTCAGAACAGCACGGGCAAGACCAGTGGGCGTTCCCCTGGAAGTTCAAGAGCGGCGGTGGAAACAACCAACCTCGCGATTTCCTGTCCGTCGATGAGCGACGTGCTATCCGTCAAGCTGCGCTTGGCCTCGACGGGAACCCCGCCTACGGTGTGGAGGACAAGGACGCGCTCGCTGTCACAGACGGGAGTTGGAAGTTTACCTCAATAGTGTGGACGTCCCTCGACGCGGCTCTACGGCCTGTGGAAGTGGGGCGGGCCAAGGTCGGATGGGTAGACCCTGATAACGGAGTCCTGCGAATCCCAATCGAGGAATCTAGCAAGAACGACGGCAACTGGACAGTCAGCGTTACCGACCGCACTGCAACAGCACTGAAGCGATGGCTTGAGGAGCGGGCAAGCCACCCTCGCTATGAGGATACGGACGCTTTGTGGCTAACCCGTCACGGGAACAGGTACGGTGCCAACGAACTTCGGCGGTTACTGCATGGATTGTGTGATAGGGCAGGAATCGACTATGAGCACCGGCAAATGTCGTGGTACACAATCCGGCATAGCGTAGGAACGTACATGACCAAGGAACGGGACTTAGCCGCGACGAAAGCCCAACTGCGTCACAAGTGTCCGAAGACGACGATGAAGTACGACCAAGTCCCGGTCGAAGACCGCCGGGACGCACTTGACCGCATGGGGTAA
- a CDS encoding transcription initiation factor IIB family protein yields the protein MYRASDEVQNEEWLARLRRAAESLDLSGEARSNATDLFLSHVPEAERSKPAMAAAALYAGALIAGDERSQTRVADAMEVTRLSVQQHWKDILEDAGFSPPTW from the coding sequence ATGTACCGGGCCAGCGACGAGGTGCAGAACGAGGAGTGGCTGGCGCGACTCCGCAGGGCCGCGGAGTCGCTCGACCTCTCCGGCGAGGCGCGGTCGAACGCAACGGACCTCTTCCTCTCACACGTCCCCGAAGCGGAGCGGTCGAAACCGGCGATGGCCGCGGCGGCGCTCTACGCCGGGGCGCTCATCGCCGGGGACGAACGGTCACAGACGCGCGTCGCGGACGCCATGGAGGTGACCCGGCTCTCCGTCCAGCAACACTGGAAGGACATCCTCGAGGACGCGGGGTTCTCGCCGCCGACGTGGTGA
- a CDS encoding phosphopantetheine adenylyltransferase, with protein sequence MNVALGGTFDPIHDGHRVLFERAFELGDVTVGLTSDELAPRTRHEDRWVRPFDERKRDLESELEPLAADHDRSFEVRELTQPTGIATEPEFDALIVSPETRAGGERINEIRQERGFDSLRIEVVEHVPAEDGERISSTRIVKGEIDEHGNLTPEREGRGTARPE encoded by the coding sequence ATGAACGTCGCGCTGGGCGGGACATTCGACCCCATCCACGACGGCCACCGCGTGCTGTTCGAGCGCGCGTTCGAACTCGGTGACGTGACGGTCGGGCTCACCTCCGACGAACTCGCCCCGAGGACCCGCCACGAGGACCGCTGGGTCCGCCCGTTCGACGAGCGCAAGCGCGACCTGGAGTCGGAACTCGAACCCCTGGCGGCCGACCACGACCGGTCGTTCGAGGTCCGCGAACTCACCCAACCGACCGGCATCGCAACCGAACCGGAGTTCGACGCGCTCATCGTCTCCCCGGAGACGCGGGCCGGGGGGGAACGCATCAACGAGATCCGTCAGGAACGCGGATTCGACTCGCTCCGGATCGAGGTGGTCGAGCACGTCCCAGCCGAGGACGGCGAACGCATCTCGTCCACGCGCATCGTGAAGGGCGAGATCGACGAGCACGGCAACCTCACCCCCGAACGGGAGGGGCGCGGGACCGCCCGCCCGGAGTAG
- a CDS encoding winged helix-turn-helix domain-containing protein: MASDDGPDELGDAGKRAEGTRTDGAREELRGARERLEEGAGEVAESFDQRAVDLLSWLLDTETRARIYVFLRQNPGSTSQEVADGTGLYPSTVREALAELHGDETVTRRKREAAGAGNNPYEYEAIAPSTLVEGVVEEVQSELNTVFNLDRHLGRDESDETEPVTISVETVDGDDASGGEPADDADATTDPDGAVDEEDEP; the protein is encoded by the coding sequence ATGGCTTCCGACGACGGTCCCGACGAGCTCGGGGACGCGGGCAAACGGGCTGAGGGAACCCGGACGGACGGGGCGAGGGAGGAGCTCCGCGGGGCGAGGGAGCGACTCGAGGAGGGCGCGGGGGAGGTCGCCGAGAGCTTCGACCAGCGCGCAGTTGACCTGCTCTCCTGGCTCCTCGACACGGAGACGCGCGCCCGCATCTACGTCTTCCTCCGACAGAACCCCGGCTCCACCAGCCAGGAAGTCGCGGACGGGACCGGGCTCTACCCGAGCACCGTCCGCGAGGCGCTCGCCGAACTCCACGGGGACGAGACGGTGACGCGACGGAAGCGCGAGGCCGCCGGCGCCGGCAACAACCCGTACGAGTACGAGGCGATCGCCCCGTCGACGCTCGTCGAGGGCGTGGTCGAGGAGGTCCAGTCCGAACTGAACACGGTGTTCAACCTCGATCGACACCTCGGGAGGGACGAGAGCGACGAGACCGAACCCGTGACCATCTCCGTCGAGACGGTCGACGGGGACGACGCTTCGGGCGGGGAACCGGCGGACGACGCGGACGCCACCACGGACCCGGACGGGGCCGTGGACGAGGAAGACGAACCGTAA
- a CDS encoding glutamate--cysteine ligase, translated as METGSRESFARLGTLGVEEEFYVVDDGGRPTSGIDDLVYGDAEPPEPLAGRIDHELFKFTVETQTPLVEDPATVERHVTAVRDALVEHAADHGYRIAAAGLHPAAKWRELDHAEKPRYRSQLDRIQYPQHRNTTAGLHVHVGVDDADKAVWVSNELRWYLPPLLALSANSPFWNGFDTGLASARAKIFEGLPNTGMPTRFADFEAFERFERRMVEHGSIDDRGELWYDVRPHTDHGTVEVRTPDGQSDPAAVCAFVEFVHALVVDLAERYEDESAPTDEAVVPDGDGHGGLRRELLDENKWRAMRYGHDASFVDRDGESTVDLPTVVDRECDRLDVNGLRALVDGESGAQRQRRIHEADGLDELCQSLLV; from the coding sequence ATGGAGACTGGTTCGCGGGAGTCGTTCGCTCGGCTGGGGACCCTGGGGGTCGAGGAGGAGTTCTACGTCGTCGACGACGGGGGCCGACCGACTTCGGGCATCGACGACCTCGTGTACGGCGACGCCGAGCCCCCCGAACCGCTCGCCGGCCGCATCGACCACGAGCTGTTCAAGTTCACCGTCGAGACGCAGACGCCCCTCGTCGAGGACCCCGCGACAGTCGAACGGCACGTGACCGCCGTCCGCGACGCGCTCGTCGAGCACGCTGCCGATCACGGCTATCGCATCGCCGCCGCCGGGCTCCACCCGGCCGCGAAGTGGCGCGAACTCGACCACGCTGAGAAGCCCCGGTACCGGTCCCAGCTCGACCGAATCCAGTACCCGCAGCACCGGAACACGACCGCCGGGCTGCACGTCCACGTCGGCGTCGACGACGCGGACAAGGCCGTCTGGGTGTCGAACGAACTCCGCTGGTACCTCCCGCCGCTGCTCGCGCTCTCGGCCAACTCGCCGTTCTGGAACGGGTTCGACACCGGCCTGGCCTCGGCACGGGCGAAGATATTCGAGGGGCTGCCCAACACCGGCATGCCGACCCGGTTCGCCGACTTCGAGGCGTTCGAGCGGTTCGAACGGCGGATGGTGGAACACGGCTCGATCGACGACCGCGGCGAACTCTGGTACGACGTCCGACCGCACACCGACCACGGGACCGTCGAGGTGCGGACCCCCGACGGCCAGTCGGACCCGGCCGCGGTGTGTGCGTTCGTGGAGTTCGTCCACGCGCTGGTGGTCGACCTCGCGGAGCGATACGAGGACGAGTCGGCCCCGACCGACGAGGCGGTCGTGCCCGACGGCGACGGGCACGGTGGCCTCCGTCGGGAACTCCTCGACGAGAACAAGTGGCGGGCGATGCGGTACGGCCACGACGCGTCGTTCGTCGACCGGGACGGCGAGTCGACGGTGGACCTGCCGACCGTCGTGGACCGCGAGTGCGACCGCCTGGACGTGAACGGGCTCCGGGCGCTCGTCGACGGCGAGTCGGGGGCGCAACGACAGCGACGAATCCACGAGGCGGACGGACTCGACGAACTCTGCCAGTCGTTGCTCGTTTAG
- a CDS encoding fibrillarin-like rRNA/tRNA 2'-O-methyltransferase encodes MSDLPDGVTRRDVEGRERLCTRGRPVYGEPTDGDWRVWDASRSKLGAMLELGMETGLTGGESVLYLGAANGTTVSHVADFAGPTYAVEFAARPVRDLLEAAEPRSNLFPLLKDARKPATYAHVVEANLDVVVQDVATRGQASVANRNARFLAEDGRLLLAVKARSEDVAERPEEVFDEVRSELEERYEILAESRLDRFHTDHLGIVARPR; translated from the coding sequence ATGAGTGACCTACCCGACGGAGTGACTCGCCGGGACGTCGAGGGCAGAGAGCGGCTTTGCACGCGCGGTCGGCCGGTATACGGGGAGCCGACTGACGGCGACTGGCGCGTCTGGGACGCCTCGCGGTCGAAGCTCGGCGCGATGCTGGAGCTGGGGATGGAGACAGGGTTGACCGGCGGCGAGTCGGTGCTGTATCTCGGCGCCGCGAACGGGACGACGGTGAGCCACGTCGCCGACTTCGCCGGCCCGACGTACGCCGTCGAGTTCGCGGCCCGGCCCGTCAGGGACCTGCTGGAGGCCGCCGAACCGCGCTCGAACCTCTTCCCGCTGCTGAAGGACGCGCGCAAGCCGGCGACGTACGCCCACGTCGTCGAGGCGAACCTCGACGTGGTGGTCCAGGACGTGGCGACGCGCGGTCAGGCGAGCGTGGCCAACCGGAACGCCCGGTTCCTCGCGGAGGACGGTCGGCTCCTGCTCGCGGTGAAGGCGCGGTCCGAGGACGTCGCCGAGCGCCCGGAGGAGGTGTTTGACGAGGTCCGCTCGGAACTGGAGGAGCGCTACGAGATCCTGGCGGAGTCGCGGCTGGACCGCTTCCATACCGACCATCTCGGTATCGTGGCGCGACCACGGTAG
- a CDS encoding NOP5/NOP56 family protein: MAENTTDGGWFEGLRPGDLDGSRDAIESGSADSPADWPERAIEAGFVADEGEYYALLHEATVAAAETAVRERERADDQQLKHGVRAMDDADRTANELAERLAEWAGSVYDESGSGVDYARDVAARDPEGPVEERVVSLASTIVDLSDEARELESFIEARAPIAAPNLAALAGPVLAARLVSLAGGLEALAKKPSGTLQVLGAEDALFAHLRGHAPSPKHGVIYTHEYVNGTRPADRGSAARALAGKLTIAARIDHYSGDRRPELEAELDERMRTIRARAGDGEGDDE, translated from the coding sequence ATGGCCGAGAACACGACTGACGGGGGGTGGTTCGAAGGGTTACGCCCGGGCGACCTCGACGGTTCGCGTGACGCGATCGAATCAGGGTCCGCCGACTCCCCGGCGGATTGGCCCGAACGGGCGATCGAAGCGGGCTTCGTCGCCGACGAAGGTGAGTACTACGCACTCCTCCACGAAGCGACGGTGGCCGCCGCCGAGACCGCGGTCCGCGAACGGGAGCGAGCGGACGACCAGCAGCTGAAGCACGGTGTCCGGGCCATGGACGACGCCGACCGGACGGCGAACGAACTTGCCGAACGGCTCGCCGAGTGGGCCGGGAGCGTCTACGACGAGTCGGGTTCGGGCGTCGACTACGCCCGCGACGTCGCCGCGCGGGACCCAGAGGGCCCCGTCGAGGAGCGGGTCGTCTCGCTCGCGTCCACCATCGTCGACCTGTCGGACGAGGCGCGGGAGCTGGAGTCGTTCATCGAGGCACGGGCACCGATCGCGGCGCCGAACCTCGCCGCCCTGGCCGGCCCGGTGCTCGCGGCACGGCTCGTGTCGCTGGCCGGCGGGCTGGAGGCGCTGGCAAAGAAGCCGTCCGGGACGCTCCAGGTGCTCGGCGCGGAGGACGCGCTGTTCGCCCACCTCCGGGGACACGCCCCCTCGCCGAAGCACGGCGTCATCTACACCCACGAGTACGTCAACGGAACCAGGCCGGCGGACCGGGGGTCGGCCGCACGCGCGCTTGCGGGCAAGCTAACCATCGCGGCCAGAATCGACCACTATTCCGGAGATCGCCGTCCGGAACTCGAAGCCGAACTCGACGAGCGGATGCGGACCATTCGGGCGCGTGCCGGCGACGGGGAGGGTGACGATGAGTGA
- a CDS encoding pyridoxal-phosphate-dependent aminotransferase family protein yields MDRPEVDELTPPDRTLMGPGPSDVHPRVLRAMSTPLVGHLDPAFVEIMDETQELLRYAFRTDNQWTIPVSGTGSASMEAAIGNLVEPGETMLVPTNGYFGGRMADMARRAGGEVVEVDAPWGEPLDPADVKNAFDEHQPDVFGFVHAETSTGVRQPSVPELTSIAHDHDAYVIADCVTSLGGVELRVDDWDVDVAYSGPQKCLSCPPGASPLTLNDRAMDKVLGREEPSRSWYLDLSLLEGYWGDERAYHHTAPITNVYALRESLRFVAEEGIEQRWDRHRDVAGALKAGVEAMGLEMNAADEFWLPSLNAVRVPDGVTDGAVIESLLANYDVEIAGGLGDLSGDIFRIGCMGHSARPGNVSFLVSALGETLREQGADVDVGAGTETVASEL; encoded by the coding sequence ATGGACCGACCCGAAGTTGATGAACTTACGCCGCCAGACCGAACGCTGATGGGTCCCGGCCCGAGCGACGTTCACCCCCGAGTACTCCGCGCGATGTCGACCCCGCTCGTCGGCCACCTCGACCCCGCGTTCGTCGAGATCATGGACGAGACTCAGGAGCTCCTGCGGTACGCGTTCCGAACCGACAACCAGTGGACCATCCCCGTCTCCGGGACGGGGTCGGCGTCGATGGAGGCGGCCATCGGCAACCTCGTCGAACCCGGCGAGACGATGCTCGTCCCGACGAACGGCTACTTCGGCGGTCGGATGGCCGACATGGCGCGCCGCGCCGGCGGCGAGGTCGTCGAGGTGGACGCGCCGTGGGGCGAGCCGCTCGACCCCGCGGACGTGAAGAACGCCTTCGACGAACACCAGCCCGACGTGTTCGGCTTCGTCCACGCCGAGACGTCGACGGGCGTGCGCCAGCCGAGCGTCCCCGAACTCACGTCGATCGCCCACGACCACGACGCCTACGTGATCGCCGACTGCGTCACGTCGCTCGGCGGCGTCGAACTCAGGGTCGACGACTGGGACGTCGACGTGGCGTACTCCGGCCCGCAGAAGTGCCTCTCGTGCCCGCCGGGCGCCTCGCCGCTCACCCTGAACGACCGCGCGATGGACAAGGTCCTGGGGCGGGAGGAGCCGTCCCGCTCGTGGTACCTCGACCTCTCGCTGCTCGAGGGGTACTGGGGCGACGAGCGCGCGTACCACCACACGGCGCCGATCACGAACGTGTACGCTCTCCGCGAGTCGCTCCGATTCGTCGCGGAGGAGGGCATCGAACAGCGGTGGGACCGCCACCGCGACGTCGCCGGCGCCCTGAAGGCGGGCGTCGAGGCGATGGGGCTCGAGATGAACGCCGCGGACGAGTTCTGGCTGCCGAGTCTCAACGCGGTACGCGTCCCTGACGGGGTGACGGACGGCGCCGTCATCGAGAGCCTGCTGGCGAACTACGACGTCGAGATCGCCGGCGGCCTCGGCGACCTGTCGGGCGACATCTTCCGCATCGGCTGCATGGGTCACTCCGCCCGACCCGGCAACGTCTCGTTCCTGGTGAGTGCGCTGGGCGAGACGCTCCGCGAACAGGGCGCCGACGTCGACGTGGGCGCGGGGACCGAGACGGTCGCGAGCGAACTGTAG
- a CDS encoding MFS transporter, whose translation MPPDEQPSPLQFWTLYLSRFAGGFGSITLIILIPKIAPELGIGGVGFGLLYTAYTLAQTATVVPLAWAGDRYDKRLVLLGTLALGIVTYAAFGFVTTESQLLAVRAFQGIVFTGMGLMTLALVGELATTGTRANHIGKSNAASFAASILGGLSAGFLYDYFGGSYEVFLLITGLYVVTFGATALLLSADDTRIGGFPFSDLAVNRRILTLTSFRAQYAVAVTLVRNWVPVFAGFALAQGGLGYPAFAVSVITVSEKFTNMLLQPFTGRLSDSAGRSLFVFAGGGAYGLVALLVPFTPVIGGSLGLPGSLPVVGAVSAAFLPLLALNCGLGIADSFREPASMALFADEGSDGDGVASSFGIRELVWRPGSVVAPIAGGWLMAEVGMDSVFYAGGAFAILGALTLLGVLWRTHGAGALRQW comes from the coding sequence GTGCCCCCCGACGAACAGCCGTCCCCGCTCCAGTTCTGGACGCTCTACCTCTCCCGCTTCGCGGGCGGGTTCGGGTCCATCACGCTCATCATCCTGATCCCGAAGATCGCCCCCGAACTCGGAATCGGCGGCGTCGGTTTCGGGCTCCTCTACACCGCCTACACCCTCGCACAGACTGCCACGGTCGTCCCGCTCGCCTGGGCCGGCGATCGGTACGACAAGCGGCTGGTGCTGCTCGGGACGCTCGCGCTCGGGATCGTCACGTACGCGGCGTTCGGCTTCGTCACCACGGAGTCGCAACTGCTGGCCGTTCGGGCGTTCCAGGGCATCGTCTTCACCGGGATGGGGCTCATGACGCTCGCGCTCGTCGGCGAACTCGCCACGACCGGGACGCGCGCGAACCACATCGGGAAGTCCAACGCCGCCTCGTTCGCGGCGTCGATCCTGGGCGGCCTCTCGGCGGGGTTCCTCTACGACTACTTCGGCGGCTCCTACGAGGTGTTCCTGCTCATCACCGGACTGTACGTCGTCACGTTCGGCGCGACCGCGCTCCTGCTCTCGGCCGACGACACCCGGATCGGCGGGTTCCCGTTCTCGGACCTCGCGGTGAACCGTCGCATCCTCACGCTCACCTCCTTCCGCGCGCAGTACGCCGTCGCCGTGACGCTCGTCCGCAACTGGGTCCCCGTGTTCGCCGGGTTCGCGCTCGCGCAGGGCGGCCTCGGCTATCCGGCGTTCGCCGTCTCGGTCATCACCGTCTCCGAGAAGTTCACGAACATGCTCCTCCAGCCGTTCACCGGCCGGCTCTCTGACAGTGCGGGTCGGTCCCTGTTCGTCTTCGCCGGCGGCGGCGCCTACGGGCTGGTCGCGCTGCTCGTCCCGTTCACGCCCGTCATCGGAGGGTCGCTCGGTCTCCCCGGCTCCCTGCCGGTCGTCGGCGCCGTGTCGGCGGCGTTCCTCCCCCTGCTCGCGCTCAACTGCGGGCTGGGCATCGCCGACAGTTTCCGCGAACCGGCCAGCATGGCGCTGTTCGCCGACGAGGGGAGCGACGGCGACGGCGTCGCGTCGAGTTTCGGCATCCGCGAACTGGTGTGGCGCCCCGGGTCGGTGGTGGCGCCGATCGCCGGCGGCTGGCTGATGGCCGAGGTCGGGATGGACTCGGTGTTCTACGCCGGCGGCGCGTTCGCGATCCTCGGCGCGCTCACGCTCCTCGGGGTGCTCTGGCGGACCCACGGCGCGGGCGCGCTGCGACAGTGGTGA
- a CDS encoding acyl-CoA thioesterase, with the protein MVTLVDTLIENRERVQPDDTNNYDTAHGGNVAKWMDEAGALSAMRLAGESCVTASIDRLDFERPIPRGDTCVIESYAFATGRTSVRVRLRAFRENPRTGEREQTTASYFVFVAIDEDLKPTSVPELEVETERGRRLQRAALDGEPDR; encoded by the coding sequence ATGGTCACCCTCGTCGACACGCTCATCGAGAACCGCGAGCGCGTCCAGCCGGACGACACGAACAACTACGACACCGCCCACGGCGGCAACGTCGCGAAGTGGATGGACGAGGCCGGCGCGCTGTCCGCGATGCGCCTCGCCGGCGAGTCGTGTGTCACGGCGAGCATCGACCGCCTCGACTTCGAGCGACCGATCCCCCGTGGCGACACGTGCGTGATCGAGTCGTACGCGTTCGCCACCGGTCGAACGAGCGTCCGCGTTCGCCTCCGGGCGTTCCGGGAGAACCCGCGGACCGGCGAGCGGGAACAGACGACCGCCTCGTACTTCGTGTTCGTCGCCATCGACGAGGATCTGAAGCCCACCTCGGTCCCGGAGCTCGAAGTCGAGACGGAACGGGGCCGTCGGTTACAGCGAGCGGCGCTCGACGGCGAGCCGGATCGATAG